A window from Kovacikia minuta CCNUW1 encodes these proteins:
- a CDS encoding glycosyltransferase family 2 protein, with the protein MLASIQLAEGEQRSYGSSLRQISTVIIAQDEEECITNAIRSCLPFADEIVVIDGGSQDATVTIAQELGCQVYHNPWRGYSEQRNFGAEKAIYDWIFFIDADEVVDQQLTTALLAWKCQPHLEANAFSALRIGDFWDKWLDTRPESHTRLYNKTVFRIKDVLVHEGPDVKDAPVIRLPGIIWHYGFRNISDLVIRFNKYTDLDAQQSHLRGDRFNWFRLLLKPPAKFVQQYLWYGMYRQGMAGFTLSVLWSYYIFLKEVKLYEIDWQMRERIKDEG; encoded by the coding sequence ATGCTCGCATCCATTCAGCTAGCGGAAGGTGAACAGCGGAGCTATGGTTCTTCTCTCCGCCAAATCTCCACTGTCATCATTGCTCAAGATGAGGAAGAATGCATTACAAATGCAATTCGTTCCTGCTTGCCGTTTGCCGATGAAATCGTCGTGATTGATGGTGGCAGTCAGGATGCTACCGTCACCATTGCCCAGGAGTTAGGTTGTCAGGTTTACCACAATCCCTGGCGTGGGTACTCCGAGCAACGCAACTTTGGAGCCGAAAAAGCGATTTATGACTGGATTTTCTTCATTGATGCGGATGAAGTGGTAGACCAGCAGCTAACGACTGCCCTGCTTGCCTGGAAGTGCCAACCCCATCTAGAAGCCAACGCATTTTCGGCACTCCGCATCGGAGACTTTTGGGATAAGTGGCTCGATACCCGACCCGAAAGCCATACCCGTCTGTATAACAAAACTGTATTTCGGATCAAGGACGTGCTGGTACATGAAGGACCCGATGTGAAAGATGCGCCCGTCATTAGACTTCCCGGTATTATCTGGCATTACGGATTTCGTAATATCAGTGATCTGGTGATTCGGTTCAACAAATACACCGATCTGGATGCCCAACAGTCTCATCTGAGGGGCGATCGCTTCAACTGGTTCCGGCTTCTCCTCAAACCTCCCGCCAAGTTTGTGCAGCAATATCTCTGGTACGGCATGTATCGCCAGGGCATGGCGGGCTTTACCCTCTCGGTTCTGTGGAGCTACTACATTTTTCTAAAGGAAGTGAAACTGTACGAAATCGACTGGCAGATGCGGGAAAGGATAAAGGATGAAGGATAA